The Muricauda sp. SCSIO 65647 genome includes a region encoding these proteins:
- a CDS encoding ABC transporter ATP-binding protein produces MSKILNVAHLGKTYTSGSRKLTVLEDITFSIESGETFAIVGPSGSGKTTLLGLCAGLDRPDSGTVELCGAKLNMLNEDELALLRNQEVGFIFQNFQLLPTLTALENVVVPLELQGVKNPQKIGIDLLDKVGLKDRFHHYPSQLSGGEQQRVALARAFSNRPSILFADEPTGNLDEETGDKVVQLLFDLNQEAGTTLVIVTHDVELAQRTGRILRLKGGKILSNEPVVT; encoded by the coding sequence ATGTCAAAGATATTAAACGTCGCCCATCTTGGAAAAACATATACCAGTGGTTCTAGAAAACTTACCGTACTCGAAGACATCACCTTTTCAATTGAGTCGGGCGAGACCTTTGCCATAGTAGGCCCTTCAGGAAGCGGCAAGACCACGCTTCTGGGGCTTTGTGCCGGGTTGGACAGACCTGATTCCGGTACGGTCGAACTTTGTGGTGCCAAATTGAACATGTTGAACGAAGATGAACTTGCCTTGCTCCGTAACCAAGAAGTGGGTTTCATCTTTCAGAACTTTCAATTGTTACCGACCCTAACAGCTTTGGAAAATGTTGTGGTACCCCTAGAATTACAGGGTGTCAAAAATCCTCAAAAGATAGGGATCGACCTGTTGGACAAGGTAGGGCTAAAAGACCGCTTTCATCATTACCCTTCCCAATTGTCGGGCGGTGAGCAACAACGGGTGGCATTGGCGCGGGCCTTTTCAAACCGTCCCTCCATTTTGTTTGCAGATGAACCTACCGGTAACCTAGATGAGGAAACAGGGGATAAAGTCGTGCAACTACTCTTCGATCTGAACCAAGAAGCGGGCACCACCTTGGTCATCGTGACCCACGATGTGGAGTTGGCCCAACGAACAGGGCGCATCTTACGGCTCAAGGGCGGAAAGATTTTGTCAAACGAACCCGTAGTAACCTAG
- a CDS encoding arylesterase yields MNPKTLLKFRYFLLFIFLLACKDAPKNESEATTAQETEETSNANEEKSNKTILFFGDSLTAGYGLKTEEAFPALIQDRLDSLGLEYTVINSGVSGETTSGGLNRLDWVLRQEVAIFVLELGANDGLRGVPLAETRKNLQEIINAVKAKSSDTQIVLAGMQIPPNMGPEYTTEFRTIFPELAAQNDIPLIPFLLEGVAGIRELNLEDGIHPTAEGHKIVRENVWKVLEPVLVK; encoded by the coding sequence ATGAACCCAAAGACACTCTTAAAGTTTCGTTATTTTTTGCTGTTCATCTTTCTGCTGGCCTGTAAGGATGCCCCAAAGAATGAATCTGAGGCCACCACAGCACAAGAGACCGAAGAAACCTCCAATGCCAATGAGGAAAAATCAAACAAAACCATTCTTTTTTTTGGCGACAGCCTTACCGCAGGTTATGGTCTAAAGACAGAGGAAGCCTTCCCAGCCCTCATTCAAGACCGGCTTGATTCGCTTGGCCTAGAGTACACCGTCATCAATTCAGGGGTCAGTGGCGAGACCACTTCTGGTGGACTCAACCGCTTAGATTGGGTACTCAGGCAAGAGGTAGCTATTTTTGTACTCGAACTGGGCGCGAACGATGGTCTACGTGGCGTACCGCTAGCCGAAACGCGAAAGAACCTGCAAGAAATCATCAATGCGGTCAAGGCAAAAAGTTCAGATACCCAAATAGTTTTGGCAGGCATGCAGATACCGCCCAACATGGGACCGGAGTACACCACGGAATTTCGCACTATTTTCCCTGAATTGGCAGCGCAGAACGATATTCCGTTGATTCCTTTCTTGTTAGAGGGTGTGGCTGGCATTCGTGAATTGAATCTGGAAGATGGCATACACCCCACGGCCGAGGGACACAAAATCGTTAGGGAGAATGTTTGGAAGGTTCTAGAACCTGTCTTGGTAAAATGA
- a CDS encoding DUF1801 domain-containing protein, with product MKTVHKDIIAYNDTQSAADKAICRVLAHEITQHLPNAENKIWHRHPVWFLDGNPIVGYSKQKKGLRLMFWSGAGFEEEDLNVKGKKFKDASIFYNAVSEIDVAKLQYWLEKSRSIQWDYKNIVKRKGVLERLK from the coding sequence ATGAAAACGGTACATAAAGACATTATAGCTTACAACGATACCCAATCTGCTGCCGATAAAGCCATTTGTCGTGTTTTGGCCCATGAAATCACACAACACTTACCGAATGCAGAAAACAAAATATGGCACAGGCATCCGGTTTGGTTCTTGGATGGAAACCCTATTGTAGGATATAGCAAACAGAAGAAAGGCTTACGGCTCATGTTTTGGAGCGGAGCTGGTTTTGAGGAAGAAGATTTGAACGTTAAGGGCAAAAAATTCAAGGATGCCTCTATCTTCTACAACGCCGTGTCTGAAATCGATGTGGCCAAATTACAGTATTGGCTCGAAAAATCGAGAAGCATTCAATGGGATTATAAAAACATCGTCAAACGCAAAGGTGTACTTGAAAGATTGAAATAG
- a CDS encoding cysteine hydrolase family protein yields the protein MKNLPKNTALLLIDIQKGLDEHDFYGGNRNNPQAEENAAKILRYWRKRGQPIFHVRHSSQNPRSPLHASKSGFDIKEEVKPLENEPLFTKNVNSAFIGTDLEDVLKDNGINNIVMVGLTTNHCISTSVRMAANLGFETVLVSDACAAFDQMGINGKPFDAELIHQTALASLKDEFAQILSTAKLLEKMH from the coding sequence CTGAAAAATCTCCCTAAAAATACCGCCCTGTTGCTTATCGACATCCAAAAAGGATTGGATGAGCACGATTTTTATGGCGGTAACCGTAACAATCCACAAGCCGAAGAAAATGCGGCCAAAATCTTAAGGTATTGGCGCAAAAGGGGCCAGCCTATTTTTCATGTACGCCATAGTTCGCAAAACCCAAGATCACCCTTGCATGCCTCAAAATCGGGCTTTGACATCAAAGAAGAAGTAAAACCGCTTGAGAACGAACCCCTTTTCACCAAAAATGTCAACAGTGCCTTTATTGGTACGGACCTAGAAGATGTTCTGAAAGATAATGGTATCAACAATATTGTAATGGTGGGCCTGACCACCAACCATTGCATTTCGACCAGTGTGCGAATGGCGGCAAATCTGGGTTTTGAGACCGTGCTGGTATCCGATGCCTGTGCGGCCTTTGACCAAATGGGCATAAACGGTAAACCATTCGATGCAGAGCTTATTCACCAAACCGCCTTGGCCAGTCTAAAAGATGAGTTTGCACAAATTCTGTCCACCGCAAAACTGTTGGAAAAAATGCATTAA
- a CDS encoding OmpW/AlkL family protein, with amino-acid sequence MKKTAISLFVAMFCLSGLGISQTAPDGNDDSKWQFRLRGIVVTPDESADIEAIGGDVSISTAVVPEFDITYFFNENWSLELILATAKHDVEAVGTAAGDIDLGHVWLLPPTLTAQYHFTGGDFVPYLGAGPNLTLFYGVDEGPVADDVDYDTTVGFALQGGFDYMLNDKWFLNFDVKKLFLNTDATVNATTALGATVVADVDINPWIFGVGVGVKL; translated from the coding sequence ATGAAAAAAACCGCAATTTCTTTATTCGTGGCAATGTTTTGCCTTTCCGGCCTAGGCATTTCCCAGACGGCACCAGACGGCAATGATGATTCAAAATGGCAGTTCAGGTTAAGAGGTATAGTAGTAACCCCTGATGAAAGCGCAGATATAGAGGCAATAGGAGGAGATGTTTCCATTTCAACAGCAGTGGTTCCAGAATTTGATATTACCTATTTTTTTAATGAAAATTGGTCATTGGAGCTGATTTTGGCGACGGCTAAACATGATGTTGAAGCCGTAGGTACAGCTGCTGGCGATATCGATTTGGGGCATGTATGGCTACTGCCACCCACCTTGACCGCGCAATATCACTTTACCGGAGGTGATTTTGTTCCTTATTTGGGAGCAGGACCCAATTTGACCTTATTCTATGGAGTGGATGAGGGGCCAGTGGCCGATGATGTCGATTATGATACAACGGTCGGGTTTGCCCTGCAAGGCGGATTCGATTATATGTTGAACGACAAGTGGTTCTTGAACTTCGATGTCAAGAAATTGTTTTTGAATACAGATGCGACGGTCAACGCTACCACAGCTTTAGGGGCGACCGTAGTAGCCGATGTAGATATTAATCCCTGGATATTTGGTGTTGGTGTTGGTGTGAAATTGTAG